In a genomic window of Nocardiopsis mwathae:
- a CDS encoding inositol-3-phosphate synthase — MGSVRVAIVGVGNCAASLVQGVEYYKDADRDSRVPGLMHVQFGDYHVRDIEFVAAFDVDAKKVGHDLADAITASENNTIKICDVPPTGVTVQRGPTYDGLGEYYRDTIEESSADAVDVVAALKAAKADVLVSYLPVGSEEADKFYAQCAIDAGVAFVNALPVFVASDPQWARKFTDAGVPIVGDDIKSQVGATITHRVLSKLFEDRGVVVDRTYQLNFGGNMDFLNMLERKRLTSKKISKTQSVTSQIPHELKAGSVHIGPSDHVPWLDDRKMAYVRLEGRAFGDVPLNLEYKLEVWDSPNSAGVIIDAVRAAKIAKDRGIGGPILSASSYFMKSPPEQYSDSEAHDRVEQFIAGEIER; from the coding sequence ATGGGTTCGGTACGAGTAGCCATCGTGGGCGTCGGCAACTGTGCGGCGTCGCTCGTCCAGGGTGTCGAGTACTACAAGGACGCCGACCGCGACAGCCGGGTCCCCGGACTCATGCACGTCCAGTTCGGTGACTACCACGTACGCGACATCGAATTCGTCGCCGCGTTCGACGTCGACGCCAAGAAGGTCGGCCACGACCTGGCGGACGCCATCACCGCCAGCGAGAACAACACCATCAAGATCTGCGACGTGCCGCCGACCGGCGTCACGGTGCAGCGCGGCCCGACCTACGACGGCCTGGGCGAGTACTACCGCGACACCATCGAGGAGTCCAGCGCGGACGCGGTGGACGTGGTCGCGGCGCTGAAGGCCGCCAAGGCCGACGTGCTCGTCTCCTACCTGCCGGTGGGCTCGGAGGAGGCCGACAAGTTCTACGCCCAGTGCGCCATCGACGCGGGCGTGGCCTTCGTCAACGCGCTGCCGGTGTTCGTCGCCTCCGACCCACAGTGGGCGCGGAAGTTCACCGACGCGGGCGTTCCGATCGTCGGCGACGACATCAAGTCCCAGGTCGGGGCGACCATCACGCACCGCGTGCTGTCGAAGCTGTTCGAGGACCGCGGCGTGGTCGTGGACCGCACGTACCAGCTGAACTTCGGCGGGAACATGGACTTCCTGAACATGCTGGAGCGCAAGCGGCTCACGTCGAAGAAGATCTCCAAGACGCAGTCGGTCACCTCGCAGATCCCGCACGAGCTCAAGGCGGGGTCGGTGCACATCGGCCCGTCGGACCACGTGCCGTGGCTCGACGACCGCAAGATGGCCTACGTGCGCCTGGAGGGCCGCGCGTTCGGTGACGTGCCGCTGAACCTGGAGTACAAGCTGGAGGTCTGGGACTCGCCCAACTCGGCCGGCGTCATCATCGACGCGGTGCGGGCGGCCAAGATCGCCAAGGACCGCGGCATCGGCGGCCCGATCCTCTCCGCCTCCTCCTACTTCATGAAGTCCCCGCCGGAGCAGTACAGCGACAGCGAGGCCCACGACCGCGTCGAGCAGTTCATCGCGGGCGAGATCGAGCGCTAG
- a CDS encoding helix-turn-helix transcriptional regulator: MSGCRARVLELAVLGHLAEAPMHGYELRKRLNCELGAFRAFSYGSLYPCLKGMLRSGLVTSDTDDAAPARGRRSRIVYRLTPAGREHLLRLLAECGPATDDDECFGVHFTLFGRTRAEVRLRILAGRRNRLLERLDCLRERMEQSARGADSYVFELNRYRAEALEREVAWLDGLIRKERTRLEAGPVGETGRHTDLPGTGEPVAPRPGAPPPPIDLDQ, from the coding sequence GTGAGCGGGTGCAGGGCGCGCGTCCTCGAACTCGCCGTCCTCGGCCACCTCGCCGAGGCTCCCATGCACGGCTACGAACTGCGTAAACGCCTCAATTGCGAGTTGGGGGCGTTCCGCGCCTTCTCGTATGGCTCTCTCTACCCCTGTCTGAAGGGGATGCTGCGGTCCGGGCTGGTGACGTCGGACACGGACGACGCCGCCCCCGCCCGGGGCCGCCGATCCCGCATCGTCTACCGGCTCACCCCCGCCGGGCGCGAGCACCTGCTGCGGCTGCTCGCCGAGTGCGGACCGGCGACCGACGACGACGAGTGCTTCGGCGTGCACTTCACCCTGTTCGGCCGGACCCGGGCCGAGGTGCGGCTGCGCATCCTCGCGGGTCGGCGCAACCGGCTCCTGGAACGGCTCGACTGCCTGCGGGAACGGATGGAGCAGAGCGCGCGGGGGGCCGACTCCTACGTCTTCGAGCTGAACAGGTACCGGGCCGAGGCGTTGGAGCGGGAGGTCGCCTGGCTCGACGGCCTCATCCGCAAGGAGCGCACCCGCCTTGAAGCCGGGCCGGTCGGCGAGACCGGTCGGCACACCGACCTCCCGGGCACCGGCGAGCCCGTCGCTCCCCGCCCGGGTGCCCCACCACCCCCCATCGACCTCGACCAATGA